One Desulfonatronovibrio hydrogenovorans DSM 9292 DNA segment encodes these proteins:
- a CDS encoding CoB--CoM heterodisulfide reductase iron-sulfur subunit A family protein, whose amino-acid sequence MSNSSILVIGGGFSGITAALEAAEVGHEVFIVEEMPYLGGRVAQLKHYFPKLCPPSCGLEINFQRIKNNPKVKYFTLAEVVSVSGGPGNYEVKIKIKPRYVNNNCTACDKCVEVCPVERSSDYDFDMGKTKAIYRPHLMSFPMRYVIDDQVCEGTACAKCVEACEYQAIDLDEKEREITLNVGSVVVATGWKPYDVAKLTNLGGGQIPNVITNMQFERLAAPAGPTSGKIQRPSDGEEPKRIAFVQCAGSRDQNHLDYCSYICCMASLKHCTYIREQYPDAEVVIYYIDLRAPGRYEKFLNKIQQDEKVLMVKGKVAKIEEDASSGNVTVTAEDIMGGMKKEEQFDLVVLATGMQPSIADGKLAIEVPKDEEGFITGGEEKGIFAVGCAKMPLDVMTSAETATGAALKAIQTVRR is encoded by the coding sequence ATGTCCAATAGCAGTATTCTGGTTATCGGCGGCGGATTCAGCGGTATCACAGCCGCTCTGGAAGCCGCGGAAGTGGGCCACGAGGTGTTCATTGTGGAGGAAATGCCATATCTTGGAGGACGTGTGGCGCAGCTTAAGCATTATTTTCCTAAACTCTGTCCTCCCTCCTGCGGCCTGGAGATAAATTTTCAGCGAATCAAAAATAACCCCAAAGTAAAGTATTTCACCCTGGCCGAGGTTGTCTCCGTAAGCGGGGGACCCGGCAACTATGAAGTCAAGATTAAGATCAAGCCCAGATACGTCAACAACAACTGTACAGCCTGCGACAAATGCGTTGAGGTCTGTCCGGTTGAGCGCAGCAGCGACTACGACTTTGACATGGGCAAGACCAAGGCCATTTACAGACCTCACCTGATGTCCTTTCCCATGCGCTACGTCATCGATGATCAGGTCTGCGAAGGAACAGCATGCGCCAAATGTGTCGAGGCATGTGAATACCAGGCCATTGATCTGGACGAAAAGGAGCGAGAGATCACCCTTAATGTGGGCTCAGTAGTTGTGGCTACAGGCTGGAAACCTTATGATGTTGCCAAGCTGACCAACCTGGGCGGAGGTCAGATCCCCAACGTCATCACCAACATGCAGTTTGAAAGGCTGGCTGCACCAGCCGGACCCACCAGCGGAAAAATTCAGAGACCTTCAGACGGTGAGGAGCCCAAGCGGATCGCCTTTGTCCAGTGTGCCGGATCCAGAGATCAGAATCACCTGGACTACTGCTCTTATATCTGCTGCATGGCTTCATTGAAGCACTGTACATACATCAGGGAGCAATACCCTGATGCTGAAGTTGTGATTTACTACATTGATCTCAGGGCACCGGGCAGATATGAGAAGTTCCTGAACAAGATCCAGCAGGATGAAAAGGTACTCATGGTCAAAGGTAAGGTGGCCAAGATTGAAGAAGACGCCTCATCAGGAAATGTTACGGTAACGGCCGAAGATATTATGGGCGGGATGAAAAAAGAGGAACAATTTGACTTAGTGGTGCTGGCCACGGGCATGCAGCCCTCCATTGCCGATGGCAAACTGGCCATTGAGGTTCCCAAGGATGAGGAAGGTTTCATTACCGGCGGTGAGGAAAAAGGAATTTTCGCCGTTGGATGCGCAAAGATGCCGCTGGATGTCATGACATCGGCCGAAACAGCCACCGGCGCGGCCCTGAAAGCTATTCAAACGGTTAGGAGGTAA